The genomic window AAAGACGGGTATTTTTTTTCTAAATCCGAAAATCTAGATAAACATGCCTTTAATGAAAGCTCATTTGCTTTTCCCCCAAAAATACCTGTGACAAAAGGATCGACATATTGTCTTGTAAAATCTCTTCCGAAGCGTCTTAAAAAAAAGGCTTCTATCGATTCTTCTTCATGGCTCCCTTTTCTTGCAAAGAGATCATTCAAGAGAGCTTTAACGATTAATCTACCTGATTTTGTAAATAAGAGTTCAAAAATACTTTTAGGAATAGGGTCTAATTTTCCCTCTTTTAATAGGTATCGTCTTTGAGAGGGCAGACTTGCAAAAATAAGGTTTTCCTTAAGTCCAAGTTCTAAAGCGAGCGAAAGCGTTTCAAGCCCTTTTCCTTGAGCCCTTAAGTTCCTTGGGCCCACTTCAAATTGATATCCCTTACTATGGATAGTTCTAATCCAACCGCCCATGCGATTTGATTTCTCAAAAAGGGAAATATGAAGGTTATTATGATATTTTTTTTTAAGAAAATAAGCCAAGGCAAGCCCGCTTATTCCTCCACCCAAAATGGCAACTGATTTCATTTTCTGATCGCTTCTAGTAGAGAGTAAATGGCTTCCACCTTAGTTTCTTTTAAAACACCGTGTCCTAAATTAAAAATAAAGCCTGGATCATGAGCCATTTCATGGGTTATTTTTTTAGCATTTTCTTGTATAATCTCTTTATTCTCAAGCAAGGTTAAGGGGTCTAAATTTCCTTGCAGACATACTTTGTTTCCAAAAACCTTTCGGGCTTCTTTTAAAGAAACGCTAGCATCTAGGCTTACGGCTTGGGATCTTAATTCTACTTGTTCCCGGCTGTAATTTATTCCACCTTTGCAAAAAAGAATGATGGGCTTATTTAAGGGACGCAATTCTTCAAGTATGTAATGGGTATGTTTCAAAATGGATTTATATTTTGTGGGGGGGACTATCTGAGCCCAAGTGTCAAAGATTTGCAAAGCATCGCACCCCGCATCGGCTTGCCATTTTAATAAATCAATGACCGCCGATGAAAGAATCTTAAGCAAGTGATCAAAGTGTTCCGGATGCTCTTCCATCCACTTCAAAGTTAATTTAAAAT from Criblamydia sequanensis CRIB-18 includes these protein-coding regions:
- the hemE gene encoding uroporphyrinogen decarboxylase, giving the protein MKHSLFLEALNCQNKTTQIPVWLMRQAGRYLPEYQAFRKKFSFEEMQKDPEIASIVTLQPIQRFQMDAAIIFSDILVAGDLIGYPFSFKELQGPYLKKRLEKPEDIKKISLSKACDLLQNLKKAIEITKNENPVPLIGFAGAPLTLASYIIEGKSSSDFKLTLKWMEEHPEHFDHLLKILSSAVIDLLKWQADAGCDALQIFDTWAQIVPPTKYKSILKHTHYILEELRPLNKPIILFCKGGINYSREQVELRSQAVSLDASVSLKEARKVFGNKVCLQGNLDPLTLLENKEIIQENAKKITHEMAHDPGFIFNLGHGVLKETKVEAIYSLLEAIRK